The proteins below are encoded in one region of Planctomycetota bacterium:
- a CDS encoding sulfite reductase subunit alpha, whose protein sequence is MTVPFLPESAPFTPAQRAYLNGFFAGLLNVDPMTADASAAMASGGGTALAEPPADLIDEDDMPWHDPSLPMTDRMALTADKPAEFKFMAAMAQLDCGACGYMCRTYSKAIAEGKEADLTRCVPGGGETAKKLKQLVKEHPVALSVGGAAPESPAPIEMRYDRDNPFPAPILAIKRLTREGSGKDVRFVALDLTGSGITYNVGDALGVYPDNCTDLVDRILAAMKMTGNEPVAVGSRKLVPLREALTSHRTITRADEELANLLADAATDKKEAAELRELAKDDARMARFDLFDLVQEYKSVKVRPADLVATLPPLQPRLYSISSSQAACPNEVHLTVGVVRYELDGRPRRGVASTFFADRVHLGDTSRIFIHKAHAFAPPADGATPMIMVGPGTGIAPFRAFLQQRQADQARGDHWLFFGDQRQATDFLYEHELTQWLEGGLLTRLDLAFSRDSDEKVYVQHRMIEQGAAVWEWLERGAHFYICGDAGRMAADVDKALKQIVSEHGGMSAEDAAGYVAKLVEDGRYQRDVY, encoded by the coding sequence ATGACTGTGCCATTCCTCCCTGAAAGCGCCCCGTTCACGCCCGCTCAGCGCGCGTATCTGAACGGGTTTTTCGCCGGCCTGCTCAATGTGGATCCGATGACGGCTGACGCGTCGGCGGCGATGGCGAGCGGCGGCGGAACCGCGCTGGCGGAGCCGCCGGCGGATTTGATCGATGAGGACGACATGCCGTGGCATGATCCGTCGCTGCCCATGACGGATCGCATGGCGCTCACCGCCGACAAGCCCGCCGAGTTCAAGTTCATGGCCGCGATGGCGCAGCTCGATTGCGGCGCGTGCGGGTACATGTGCCGCACCTATTCCAAGGCGATCGCCGAGGGCAAGGAAGCGGACCTGACGCGCTGCGTGCCCGGCGGAGGCGAAACGGCCAAGAAGCTCAAGCAACTCGTCAAGGAGCATCCCGTCGCGCTGTCCGTCGGCGGCGCCGCGCCTGAGTCCCCCGCGCCGATCGAGATGCGCTATGACCGTGATAATCCGTTCCCGGCCCCGATTCTCGCCATCAAGCGGCTGACGCGCGAAGGTTCGGGCAAAGACGTGCGCTTCGTCGCGCTGGACCTGACCGGCTCGGGGATCACCTACAACGTCGGCGATGCGCTGGGCGTCTATCCGGATAATTGCACGGACCTCGTCGACCGGATTCTCGCGGCGATGAAGATGACGGGTAATGAACCCGTCGCGGTCGGCTCGCGCAAACTCGTCCCGCTGCGCGAAGCGCTGACGAGTCACCGCACGATCACGCGCGCGGATGAGGAACTTGCGAATCTGCTCGCTGATGCGGCCACGGACAAAAAGGAGGCGGCGGAGCTGCGCGAGCTTGCGAAGGACGACGCCCGCATGGCGCGGTTCGATCTGTTCGATCTCGTGCAGGAATATAAATCCGTCAAGGTGCGGCCGGCGGATCTGGTGGCGACGCTCCCGCCGCTGCAGCCCCGGCTGTATTCGATCAGTTCGTCGCAGGCGGCATGCCCGAATGAGGTGCATCTGACGGTCGGCGTCGTGCGCTATGAGTTGGACGGCCGGCCCCGACGTGGCGTCGCCTCGACGTTCTTCGCCGACCGCGTGCATCTGGGCGACACCTCGCGCATCTTCATTCACAAGGCGCACGCCTTCGCTCCCCCGGCGGACGGCGCGACGCCGATGATCATGGTCGGCCCGGGCACCGGCATCGCCCCGTTCCGCGCGTTCCTCCAGCAGCGGCAGGCGGACCAGGCGCGCGGCGACCACTGGCTCTTCTTCGGCGATCAGCGCCAGGCGACCGACTTCCTTTACGAGCACGAACTGACGCAGTGGCTCGAAGGCGGATTGCTCACACGACTGGACCTGGCGTTCAGCCGGGATTCGGACGAGAAGGTGTACGTGCAGCATCGCATGATCGAACAGGGCGCGGCGGTGTGGGAATGGCTCGAGCGCGGAGCGCACTTCTACATCTGCGGCGACGCCGGCCGAATGG
- a CDS encoding NirA family protein: protein MTNDPAFSDEQRHYLEGLLSGANAARALRGLPTLSRAMAGLAGAAQTPVALTASAVSGPDAMARQAQDKVIAGGGKLCKEEKAKREKNALDLWDEMADRAAAGAFPKGTDVFLMKYHGLFHVAPAQNAYMCRLRLPGGVVSAHQFRGIADLAEKYGGGYAHVTTRANLQIREIGPGDPLHVYDGLVDLGVIIRGSGADNIRNVTASPTAGIDRGELIDTLPLAKAMHHYILNHREMYGLPRKFNIAFDGGGAVSPLADTNDIGFTAVRIDASDASAALPAGVYMRLELGGITGHKDFARDTGVILRPDQCVKVAAAVVRVFVRTGDRTDRNKARLKYVLDAWGFDKFMAEVEKEYGSQLPRLELEKCESRGPVDPMGHIGVHPQKQDGLNYIGVVVPVGRLTCRQMHGLAHIADEFGSGVIRLTVWQNLLISDVPDAHVAAVKGRLKALGLDDAATNVRAGLVACTGNTGCKFAASDTKTHAGVIADYLDATLQLDHPINIHLTGCHHSCAQHYIGDIGLLASKVARGEEMIEAYHIHIGGGYGREQHIGREIYRDVCADEAPAVIERMLVGYQQHRSDERETFSMFTRRHELDELRRLFDAADQLAAS from the coding sequence ATGACGAATGACCCGGCATTTTCCGATGAGCAGCGCCATTATCTGGAGGGCCTCCTGTCCGGCGCGAACGCGGCGCGGGCGCTGCGCGGCTTGCCGACGCTCAGTCGGGCGATGGCGGGACTGGCGGGTGCGGCGCAGACGCCGGTCGCGCTGACGGCCAGCGCGGTCAGCGGGCCGGACGCGATGGCGCGGCAGGCGCAGGACAAAGTCATCGCCGGGGGCGGAAAACTCTGCAAGGAGGAGAAGGCCAAGCGGGAGAAGAATGCGCTGGACCTGTGGGACGAGATGGCGGACCGCGCGGCGGCGGGGGCGTTTCCCAAGGGGACGGACGTGTTCTTGATGAAGTACCACGGTCTTTTCCATGTCGCGCCGGCGCAGAATGCGTACATGTGCCGATTGCGCTTGCCGGGGGGCGTGGTCAGCGCGCATCAGTTCCGCGGCATCGCGGACCTGGCGGAGAAATACGGCGGGGGGTATGCGCATGTGACGACGCGGGCGAATTTGCAGATTCGCGAGATCGGGCCGGGCGATCCGCTGCATGTTTACGACGGACTGGTCGATCTGGGCGTGATCATCCGCGGATCGGGGGCGGACAATATCCGCAACGTCACCGCGTCGCCCACCGCCGGGATCGATCGGGGGGAGCTGATCGACACGCTGCCGCTGGCGAAGGCGATGCATCATTACATACTCAATCACCGGGAGATGTACGGCCTGCCGCGCAAGTTCAACATCGCCTTCGACGGCGGCGGGGCGGTGTCGCCGCTCGCCGACACGAACGATATCGGGTTCACGGCGGTGCGCATCGACGCGTCCGATGCGAGCGCGGCATTGCCGGCGGGCGTTTACATGCGGCTCGAACTCGGGGGCATCACGGGACATAAAGACTTCGCCCGCGATACGGGCGTGATCCTCCGACCCGATCAGTGCGTCAAAGTCGCGGCCGCGGTGGTGCGCGTGTTCGTCCGCACCGGCGATCGCACCGACCGCAACAAGGCCCGGCTCAAGTACGTGCTCGACGCCTGGGGCTTCGACAAGTTCATGGCGGAAGTCGAGAAGGAGTACGGCTCGCAACTACCGCGACTCGAACTCGAAAAGTGTGAATCGCGCGGGCCGGTCGATCCGATGGGACACATCGGCGTACATCCGCAGAAGCAGGACGGACTCAACTACATCGGCGTCGTCGTGCCGGTCGGACGGCTGACCTGCCGGCAGATGCACGGACTGGCCCACATCGCCGACGAGTTCGGCTCGGGTGTGATTCGGCTGACGGTATGGCAGAATCTGCTCATCAGCGATGTGCCCGATGCGCATGTCGCGGCGGTCAAGGGGCGGCTCAAGGCGCTGGGGCTCGATGACGCCGCCACGAATGTCCGCGCGGGGCTGGTCGCATGCACCGGCAACACCGGATGCAAATTCGCCGCTTCGGACACCAAGACCCACGCCGGCGTCATCGCCGACTATCTCGACGCGACGCTCCAGCTCGATCACCCCATCAATATCCACCTGACCGGGTGTCACCACAGCTGCGCGCAGCACTACATCGGCGACATCGGCCTGCTGGCGTCGAAAGTCGCGCGCGGCGAAGAGATGATCGAGGCGTATCACATCCACATCGGCGGCGGCTACGGCAGAGAGCAGCACATCGGCCGCGAAATCTACCGCGATGTCTGCGCCGACGAGGCCCCGGCGGTGATCGAGCGCATGCTCGTCGGCTATCAGCAGCACCGTTCGGACGAGCGCGAGACGTTCAGCATGTTCACGCGGCGGCATGAGCTTGACGAGCTTCGCCGCCTCTTTGACGCGGCCGATCAACTGGCCGCCTCATGA
- a CDS encoding molybdopterin-dependent oxidoreductase produces the protein MIAAPSSSTSTPATRRRSAVCPYCGVGCRITAEVAGDQIVNITADKHALPNYGMLCQKGAMLKSPGIWDAGGRLSYPMLRERRDAPMRRATWDQVADFIAARLGAIRAEHGRDAIAFYGSGQLDTEASYVFNKLFKGALGTNNMDTNSRLCMSSAVSGYLQSFGCDGPPTSYDDLFHADVYLVAGANMAVNHPVLFNMMRKRRAKHPHVRMIVLDPRRTPTADAADIHLPLAPGSDVAFLHLISRRLLDLGRADDRYIEAHTEGFTAYREHLLSLDEAALINACDVDPALIERTVELLGASERLLSLYCQGFNQSVRGVDKNTALINLHLQLGAIGKPGAGPFSLTGQPNAMGGREVGYLCHQLPGYRFVTDASHRAAVERHWGLAPDSISPEPGLSAVPMFEAIARGQVRAIWTACTNPVVSMPDAAQVRRALETAELVIHQDCYHPTETGRFADVLLPAAQWGEKTGTMTNSERLVARSQKLFEAPGIAMPDWWIAARIGRAMGFAGFDFVTSEQVWDEYRQLTAGTWCDQAGMTNARLAAGPLRWPCPDADHPGTVRRYEDGVFPTPSGRARFVTAPAAGADELPDAEYPLVLTTGRIAGQWHTRTRTGKVPELMREDAEAFVEIHPDDARTLDLRDGQVARLVGRRGRAIARARLTRAIRRGVVFATFHFGEPDTNINDLTNPAFDPMSKQPELKYCAVRVEAIAVEAAAPARGDSREPISAEAMHDE, from the coding sequence ATGATCGCCGCGCCGTCCAGTTCGACTTCGACGCCCGCCACGCGCCGCCGGTCGGCGGTGTGTCCCTACTGCGGCGTGGGATGCCGCATCACGGCCGAGGTCGCCGGCGATCAGATCGTCAACATCACCGCCGACAAACACGCGCTGCCCAACTACGGCATGCTCTGCCAGAAGGGCGCGATGCTCAAAAGCCCCGGCATCTGGGACGCCGGCGGACGACTCTCGTATCCGATGCTGCGCGAGCGGCGGGACGCGCCGATGCGGCGCGCGACATGGGACCAGGTCGCCGACTTCATCGCCGCGCGACTCGGCGCGATCCGAGCCGAACACGGGCGCGACGCCATCGCGTTCTACGGGTCCGGTCAGCTCGACACCGAGGCGTCCTACGTCTTCAACAAGCTTTTCAAAGGCGCGCTGGGCACGAACAACATGGACACCAACAGCCGCCTGTGCATGTCCAGCGCGGTGTCGGGCTACCTTCAGTCGTTCGGATGCGACGGCCCGCCGACGAGCTACGACGACCTGTTCCACGCCGACGTGTATCTCGTCGCCGGTGCGAACATGGCGGTCAATCATCCCGTGCTCTTTAACATGATGCGCAAGCGACGCGCCAAACATCCGCACGTCCGCATGATCGTCCTCGATCCGCGCAGGACGCCGACCGCTGACGCGGCGGACATTCACCTCCCGCTCGCCCCCGGCAGCGATGTGGCCTTCCTTCATCTGATCAGTCGGCGGCTGCTCGATCTGGGCCGCGCCGATGATCGCTACATCGAGGCGCATACCGAAGGGTTCACGGCGTATCGCGAGCATCTTTTGTCGCTGGATGAGGCGGCGTTGATAAACGCCTGCGATGTTGATCCGGCTCTGATCGAGCGGACCGTGGAACTGCTCGGCGCGTCGGAGCGGCTGTTGAGTCTGTATTGTCAGGGGTTCAATCAGTCGGTGCGCGGCGTGGACAAGAACACGGCGCTGATCAATCTGCATTTGCAGCTCGGCGCGATCGGCAAGCCGGGCGCCGGGCCGTTCTCATTGACGGGGCAGCCCAATGCGATGGGCGGGCGCGAGGTCGGTTACTTGTGCCACCAGCTTCCGGGCTATCGGTTCGTGACGGATGCGTCGCATCGCGCGGCGGTGGAGCGGCACTGGGGGCTCGCGCCCGATTCGATTTCGCCGGAGCCGGGGCTTTCGGCCGTGCCGATGTTCGAGGCGATCGCGCGGGGCCAGGTCAGAGCGATCTGGACCGCGTGCACGAATCCGGTCGTGTCGATGCCCGATGCGGCGCAGGTCCGCCGCGCCCTTGAAACCGCGGAACTGGTGATTCATCAGGACTGCTATCACCCGACGGAGACGGGGCGATTCGCGGATGTGCTGCTCCCGGCGGCGCAGTGGGGCGAGAAGACGGGGACGATGACCAACTCCGAGCGCCTCGTGGCGCGGAGCCAGAAGCTCTTTGAAGCGCCGGGCATCGCGATGCCCGATTGGTGGATCGCGGCGCGAATCGGTCGCGCGATGGGCTTCGCGGGTTTTGATTTTGTGACGAGCGAACAGGTGTGGGACGAATATCGGCAGCTCACCGCGGGGACATGGTGCGATCAGGCGGGGATGACCAATGCGCGTCTGGCCGCCGGTCCGCTGCGCTGGCCGTGCCCGGACGCCGATCATCCGGGAACGGTGCGGCGGTATGAGGATGGTGTCTTTCCGACGCCGTCGGGCCGGGCGCGCTTCGTAACCGCGCCCGCCGCCGGCGCGGATGAACTGCCCGATGCGGAATATCCCCTGGTGCTCACGACCGGCCGCATCGCCGGTCAGTGGCACACGCGCACGCGCACCGGCAAAGTGCCCGAACTGATGCGCGAGGATGCGGAGGCGTTCGTGGAGATTCATCCCGATGATGCCAGGACGCTCGACCTGCGCGACGGGCAGGTCGCCCGGCTCGTCGGTCGGCGCGGCAGGGCGATCGCGCGGGCGCGGCTCACACGGGCGATTCGGCGGGGCGTGGTCTTCGCCACGTTCCACTTCGGCGAGCCCGACACGAACATCAACGACCTGACCAATCCGGCGTTCGACCCGATGTCCAAACAGCCGGAGCTCAAGTATTGCGCGGTGCGCGTCGAGGCGATCGCGGTCGAGGCGGCCGCGCCGGCGAGGGGCGATTCACGGGAACCGATCTCGGCGGAGGCGATGCATGACGAATGA